One genomic region from Halorussus rarus encodes:
- a CDS encoding Nmad3 family putative nucleotide modification protein, which produces MSEGNQGSKVLLIGIGADGTNTKPLPPIYDNGTFEYVPIPETQTGTAEPMTYANWGFAYQDTTAATYFRRIRPNKDEEWIQGDELDNHPFHRDPNFEALTFGDKKGDNGTGRELKKLRQGDVLGFYAGLQNEGRKHRYVIGHFTVNNVIDLEHHRGERQAELLNESPNNAHSLRFQGEGESKHDDVVIIDGTDPGGLLSRALQISSYDRFGSSQYYLTDDFADEFRVRGHDHDGAEKDDKEWLGFKDPLWCDITSEKFRSKTPELR; this is translated from the coding sequence ATGTCTGAAGGAAATCAAGGCTCCAAGGTTTTACTAATTGGAATCGGAGCTGATGGCACTAATACAAAGCCACTTCCTCCCATCTATGATAATGGGACGTTTGAGTACGTCCCGATCCCTGAAACACAGACAGGAACAGCCGAACCTATGACCTACGCGAATTGGGGGTTTGCGTACCAAGACACGACAGCAGCAACCTACTTCCGTCGTATACGGCCGAATAAAGACGAAGAGTGGATTCAAGGAGACGAACTCGATAACCATCCTTTCCATCGAGACCCGAATTTTGAGGCGCTTACCTTTGGAGACAAGAAAGGAGATAACGGAACCGGTAGGGAACTCAAAAAACTACGGCAAGGGGATGTTCTCGGCTTCTATGCGGGGCTTCAGAATGAAGGCCGAAAACATCGCTATGTGATTGGCCATTTCACCGTCAACAACGTAATCGACTTAGAACATCATAGAGGCGAGCGTCAGGCTGAGTTGCTTAATGAGTCCCCGAATAATGCTCACTCACTCCGTTTCCAGGGTGAGGGGGAGTCAAAGCACGATGACGTCGTAATAATTGATGGCACAGACCCAGGAGGATTGCTCTCACGAGCACTCCAAATTAGTTCGTATGATCGATTCGGCTCTAGCCAGTACTACCTCACTGATGACTTCGCTGATGAATTCCGCGTCCGCGGTCATGATCACGACGGAGCAGAAAAGGACGATAAAGAATGGCTCGGATTTAAGGATCCACTTTGGTGTGATATAACCTCGGAGAAATTCCGTAGCAAGACACCAGAACTCCGGTGA